The nucleotide sequence ACTTGGAGCCTATCCCTAACACGTAGAGGGAAAAAAGAAGTCACTCCGCTTTGTCCAAGTGGCCCTTTTGCTCTTTCTCCCGATATGTTCATCAACAATTCTACATTCGTTTGAGATTTGATTCATTTTTATAGATGACAAAGTAATATTCTCATTCACCTATTTTATACAAAAAGGTGCAAGTTAACAAATATATCAAATCGTGTCCAACCAAGAATCAAAGTCATCTAAAACTTTGGATTTTCCAACTGAGGGCGAAGAAGAGGTCTGGTTCTGCTGTGGTTTGATCGATGATGAAGTACTTTCGAGCAAATCATCAAGCACATCATCAAACCCCGATGTGTGAAGCTTTTGATCAGATGAGTTAGCCGGATTGTTGTATGGTTCTGCGCTACTATGAAAGTTGAGAAGAGAATCTAGCTCTGTTTCAAAAGCTGAAGATTTTTGGACACTAGGATTCTGATTGGATGTACTTGAGGCATTGGCCACCGGGCTAGGCTGAGCATGTGTTTCACTGACGGAGTTGAGGAGAAAATCTAGATCATCTTCAATAGCTGAAGATTTCACTGACTCGTCTGCGAGTATTGGTATGTCCTTAACTTGATCCTGAGACTCGGCTTCCAAGACTGATGATACTCCTTGTGCGGCGACCTTCACCTTTCCACTGGATTCTTGTTGAGCCGGCTTATTTAGCCTCGTTAACACAGCTTCTGTGTCTTCTTCATCACAGCTCACTTTTGATTGGGATGTACACTGCACAACCCATAATGTCAAACATAGAGCCTAGCGTTGATTATATAAGTTATCTAGATCCAGTAAGTACCAGCTCGGGCAGCGGCAAAAGATCAGGTTCAATGTAGAGTCTCTCGTGCAAGTCCACTTTCTCAAGTGTTTCAGCCAGAGCATACAAATTCAAGGAGAGGAATCCAGGCTTCACTTAAGAAAAGTCGAAGCAAGAGTGAGACTATTAGCAAGTTAACGACAGTgctaaaacgagaaaacaagaGTATCATTACCTCCTGATATGAAGCTGATCCGTCTTCTTCCACAACAAAGTTATCATCTTCCATCCATGAAAGTATACCTTCCCCTCTAGCCGAGATCATAGATCCAACAACGCGACTAAATTCATCTGCAacaattcataaatttgaatactTTGTGCCCAACAACAAACAGGaacaaagacaaacaaacaTGTTCCTTTTCGATACCATACCGTGTAAAAGATCGTCTAACGATGATAAACAATCTGAACTAACATCAATCTTAGATGGAGACTCAGCTTGAGCTTCAGATAACAAATGCAAATAGTCAGCTCCTTTGCTTTTTGGTAGTGTAACATCCGTCGTAGTTTGGCTTATCGACGAATCCGCAGCTGCATcgagttcatcatcatcaccatcatcataccGATCCCAATTCGAAGGGAGTGCAGAGACTCGTCGAGATTGAACCGGAGTCTTGGTTTGGTTTCCTTGAAGCTTCTCAGGATTCTTCTCTGAAACTACAGGACCTTTCGGCTTATGAACCGAATGCGATTTCTTGTTATGGTGTTGAGTATGAGCTCTTTTGGATTTAGCCAGTGATTTTGAATCCATTGCAGAGGAATTGAGcaactgaaccaaaaaaaatcaaagctttctgAAAAATTGCAAATTGAGCAACTGAAcccaaattagggtttctacgCCAACACATCAAAATGTCATTCCTAAATCGGTTAAGTTCGATTcctaatcaaaatatattcatAGACTAATCTAAGCAAAAGGAATCACAATAGGATGATATTTGCTAGGTTTTATTCTCTTAATTGTGAGATCAAACAAAACTTACCCGTAGAAACGAACTAAGGAAGATCGAAGTAGCTTTGATTTTGAGGAATTTGAGAAAGAGAGTAAAGACCACGGCGCTGCgcgacgaagaagaaaagaagaaacggAAACAATCGAGATTCGATAAATACGACAACGTTTCCGATCAACTATAATTGGGCCATAAAGCCCATTATCTTACACCctaaaaacacttttttttctttttttttttttacgaatgCATTGAAGATTTTGTTCATTGTGTCTTTCTTTCTAGTGAAAAGAGTTGTTCTTCTAGTTCCTCTGGGTATTTCATTTGGGTATTCTGAAAACAATATTTCGAGACTAATGATGAGGCTTCCATTTTAAagtgttcaattttttttttttttgttcaacatcAACTTTTCCCATTCACCAATGTTAATTATACAATATATGAATCCACCGAGAATTTTAACCAGTTCTGCACCATAGCATACAACTTAAGATCAAAATTCTGAAAAGAAAGTGATTCCTAAGCTATCATATCGGCTACACCATTACCTGATCTCTTAATAAAACACCTTACTTTCAACGCAATAGTGAAGATGATGCTGGATATCTTGCACAATTGGAGCTATACTAGGCCTGATTTCTTCACCATTCATAAAATTGACTAGAGTTTGAGAATCCGACTCCAAAAATGACCCGGGGATATTGGAGGCGTACCAAATTTATCACCGCCCATCTAAGTGCTTCGGCTTCAATCTCCACTACAGTTCTTGTCTTTGGTACGGCTCTTGCTCCCACCCATAATGTTTGTTCTCTATCATCTCTAAGAACCCATCCTAAGCCACCTGAGATACCCTATTGCGGCCAGGCACCATCAGAATTGTATTTGACCCAACCTTGTGGTGGCTTGTTCCATCTATTTCAAATTATCTGCATTGAGGGGTTAGAGACTTTTGGTCCTCTTATCTCCAATTTTTGTCTCCATTCTTCTGCATCCTCCTTAGCCTTGTTGACTAAACTTTTTGCATCATGCTCTCTTCCCTTAAAAACAAGATCGTTGTGGTTTTTCCATAGTCGCCAAAGGATCCAAAGGGAAATAGAGGAGAAATCCTCTCGAGAGGGATGCTCCTTGTGGAAGTTAAAAACCCAATGCAGATTGGCATATATCGAATTTGTCCACTCCCCTTCAGGAGGAGCTGGAATTTGAGAGATTGCCCAGACCAGCCTGGATAAAGAGCAAGTAAACATGAGGTGATTTATCAATTATCTATCATTGGGGCATCAGATACAATGTGCTTCTCTAGAGATGTGACGATGGAAGAGATTCTCTGCAACAGATAGATTGTTACTAATACATTTCCAGATGAAATGATGAATTTTTGGCGGTGCATCTAGCTTCCAAATCTGTTGATATAGTGCATACAAGCTGGGTTGGTTCACATATTGAGGTTGATTCCTCCCCTTTATCACCTGAGTTACCACCCAATATCCAGACTTGACACTATATTGCCCTGATCTGGAATAATCTCACGCATATACATCTTTAGTGGTTGCTCCACCCGGTCTTAGTTCTGCTATTACCCTCCTGTCCTTATCCTCAAACAGCAAATCTAATAAAGGTCCATTCCAATCCTTACCATTAGGGAGCAGCAGATCCTGCACTGAATTCACTGTTGAGGCTAGATGCTGGACTTGCGGGGGAATCACTTTCATTATATTTATTCCCCTACTCAGTTTTGCTTCGACCCACTGGTGTTGTCAAATGTTTACACTTGCTCCATTCCCGATTAATGCCCTTGCTCCTTGCTTAATcagcttttgtgaagcatggaTACTTCGCCAGGCAAAGGAGGGTCGGAAACCAAGAGGTGCATTCAGAGGATCTGAGTTCTTATAATAGCGGCTTTTATAAACTGTTGCTAGCAGCGAGTCTTTATGCGTGATCATTCTCCAGAGCTGCTTCCCCAATAGCACCAGATTAAAATCCTCAATATCTTTGAACCCTAGACCACCTTCTGCTTTTGGTTTACTCAGTTTCTCC is from Camelina sativa cultivar DH55 chromosome 20, Cs, whole genome shotgun sequence and encodes:
- the LOC104771572 gene encoding uncharacterized protein LOC104771572; translated protein: MDSKSLAKSKRAHTQHHNKKSHSVHKPKGPVVSEKNPEKLQGNQTKTPVQSRRVSALPSNWDRYDDGDDDELDAAADSSISQTTTDVTLPKSKGADYLHLLSEAQAESPSKIDVSSDCLSSLDDLLHDEFSRVVGSMISARGEGILSWMEDDNFVVEEDGSASYQEPGFLSLNLYALAETLEKVDLHERLYIEPDLLPLPELCTSQSKVSCDEEDTEAVLTRLNKPAQQESSGKVKVAAQGVSSVLEAESQDQVKDIPILADESVKSSAIEDDLDFLLNSVSETHAQPSPVANASSTSNQNPSVQKSSAFETELDSLLNFHSSAEPYNNPANSSDQKLHTSGFDDVLDDLLESTSSSIKPQQNQTSSSPSVGKSKVLDDFDSWLDTI